Proteins found in one Polyodon spathula isolate WHYD16114869_AA chromosome 10, ASM1765450v1, whole genome shotgun sequence genomic segment:
- the LOC121322422 gene encoding E3 ubiquitin-protein ligase HECW2-like isoform X3, with translation MAMAASAREHLQYVRRRNPQMRYTLSPENLQSLAAQNAGPAEPMSFQRANSDTDLVTSDSRSSLTASTYEFTLGLAQDLIISWDIKEEVDATDWIGLYHIDENCPSNVWDSKNRGVNGTQKGQIVWRLEPGPYFMEPEIKICFKYYHGVSGALRATTACITVKNPGVVVGAEGLAEGDMIAQPCRKLVSFTLSDLRALGLKKGMFFNPDPYLKMSIKPGKKISFLTFAHHGQERRSTIIANTTNPVWRGEKYSFVALLTDVLEIEVKDKFAKSRPIIKRFLGKLVIPVQRLLERNAIGDQILSYMLCRRLPTDHVSGQLQFRVEITSSVHEDASPDTMGTFLGGATVNGDPESPSDDEDMLGNPPTARGPSPTGSEGSLLGEAAPQPLSSDTWGREEEEEQEGWPQPTESESPTHCNQTLRQESLNDYLDALEPKPGARGGAVGPSERPIGGASPKLRSSFPTDTRLSAMLHIDSDEDEEQLEEEGAALEGGLLMLNGGLRQLNGSRESKGEEEEEEEGMGSLHQLLKKLPSTHLLEDDEAEERKSGAMQDHDTETTEGNGTRRLSSMACSSSFESTKEPASFFPASFSQEEEDGEATNTADQGGGASSEATPPASSDTLDEEGGACGGAVGGEEPQPTVSASEEEAEEIWQRRRSMQAAGGESPEEEVTSAGTVAEAGADGSEVSSQGAAETDRDADSQSNEHQPMRSLPSVRQEISRYQRVDESLPPNWEARIDSHGRIFYVDHVNRTTTWQKPTTPAASQVLQRSDSIQQMEQLNRRYQSIRRTITNNRSEDQAPEAPPEDNDLMHHTIPEYRRDSTLPPSSSRSRLSLLLQSPSAKFLTSPEFFTMLHSNPSAYRMFTNNTCLKHMITKVRRDTHYFERYLHNRDLVTFLNMFANKQLELPRGWEMKHDHQGKPFFVDHNCRSTTFIDPRLPLQSSRPTSVLAHRQHLTRQRSHSAGEVGDESRHSGPPVLPRPSSTFNTVNRNQYQDLVPVAYNDKIVAFLRQPNIFEILQERQPELVRNHPLREKVQFIRSEGTTGLLRLSSDADLVMLLSLFEEEVMSYVPPHVLLHPSYCQSPRGSPVSSPQNSPGTQRANARAPAPYKRDFEAKLRNFYRKLETKGYGQGPGKLKLIIRRDHLLEDAFNQIMGYSRKDLQRNKLYVTFVGEEGLDYSGPSREFFFLVSRELFNPYYGLFEYSANDTYTVQISPMSAFVDNHHEWFRFSGRILGLALIHQYLLDAFFTRPFYKGLLRIPCELSDLEYLDEEFHQSLQWMKDNDISDMLDLTFTVNEEVFGQITERELKPGGANIPVSEKNKKEYIERMVKWRIERGVVQQTESMVRGFYEVVDARLVSVFDARELELVIAGTAEIDLSDWRSNTEYRGGYHDSHIVIRWFWAAVERFNNEQRLRLLQFVTGTSSIPYEGFASLRGSNGPRRFCVEKWGKITSLPRAHTCFNRLDLPPYPSFSMLYEKMLTAVEETSTFGLE, from the exons ATGGCCATGGCAGCCTCTGCTCGGGAGCACCTGCAGTATGTGCGTCGGCGCAATCCCCAGATGCGCTACACGCTGAGCCCGGAGAACCTGCAGAGCCTGGCTGCCCAGAACGCAGGCCCTGCCGAGCCAATGAGCTTCCAGCGTGCCAACAGCGACACGGACCTGGTCACCTCCGACAGCCGCTCCTCGCTTACCGCCAGCACCTACGAGTTCACGCTCGGCCTGGCGCAGGACCTCATCATCTCCTGGGACATCAAGGAGGAGGTGGATGCCACGGACTGGATCGGCCTCTACCACATCG ATGAGAACTGCCCCTCAAATGTGTGGGACTCAAAGAACCGTGGGGTGAACGGCACCCAGAAGGGGCAGATCGTGTGGAGGCTGGAGCCTGGGCCATACTTCATGGAAC CTGAAATAAAGATCTGTTTCAAGTACTACCACGGGGTGAGCGGTGCTCTGCGCGCAACGACGGCCTGCATCACTGTCAAGAACCCCGGGGTGGTG GTGGGAGCGGAGGGGCTGGCTGAAGGAGACATGATCGCACAGCCCTGTCGGAAACTCGTCAGCTTCACACTGTCAG ATCTCCGAGCCCTGGGCTTGAAGAAGGGCATGTTCTTTAACCCCGACCCGTACCTGAAGATGTCCATCAAGCCAGGAAAGAAGATCTCCTTCCTCACCTTCGCCCACCACGGCCAGGAGAGACGGTCCACCATCATCGCCAACACCACCAACCCAGTGTGGCGTGGCGAG AAGTATTCCTTTGTGGCCTTGCTCACTGACGTGTTGGAGATTGAGGTGAAGGACAAGTTCGCCAAGAGCCGACCGATCATCAAGCGCTTCCTGGGGAAACTCGTCATCCCGGTCCAGAGACTGCTGGAGAGGAACGCCATTGG GGATCAGATCCTGAGCTACATGCTGTGCCGGCGGCTCCCCACAGACCATGTGAGCgggcagctgcagttcagagTGGAGATCACCTCCTCTGTGCATGAAG ATGCCTCTCCGGATACGATGGGCACTTTCCTAGGGGGAGCGACGGTGAACGGGGACCCGGAGAGTCCCTCTGATGATGAGGACATGCTAGGGAACCCCCCCACTGCCAGGGGACCATCCCCCACAGGCTCAGAGGGGTCTCTGTTGGGGGAGGCAGCCCCCCAGCCCCTCTCCAGCGATACCTGgggcagagaggaggaggaggagcaggagggaTGGCCACAGCCGACTGAGAGCGAGTCCCCGACCCACTGCAACCAGACCTTGCGGCAGGAATCCCTTAACGATTACCTGGACGCTCTGGAGCCCAAACCGGGGGCCAGAGGCGGGGCGGTGGGTCCCAGTGAGAGGCCCATCGGCGGGGCCTCCCCCAAACTGAGGAGCAGCTTCCCCACGGACACGCGGCTCAGCGCCATGCTGCACATCGACTCAGACGAGGACGAGGagcagctggaggaggagggTGCGGCGCTGGAGGGGGGGCTGCTGATGCTGAACGGGGGCCTCCGGCAGCTCAATGGCAGCAGGGAGTCCaagggggaggaagaggaggaggaggaggggatgGGCAGCCTGCACCAGCTCCTGAAAAAATTGCCCTCCACACACCTGCTGGAGGACGACGAGGCGGAGGAGAGGAAGTCCGGAGCCATGCAGGACCATGACACCGAGACCACGGAGGGGAACGGCACTAGGCGCCTGTCATCCATGGCCTGCTCCTCTTCCTTTGAGAGCACAAAGGAACCAGCCTCCTTCTTCCCAGCCTCCTTCTCACAG GAGGAAGAGGATGGGGAGGCAACGAACACTGCAGATCAAGGAGGGGGGGCTTCCTCTGAAGCCACACCCCCTGCATCCTCTGACACCCTCGATGAAGAGGGAGGGGCCTGTGGGGGTGCGGTAGGTGGGGAGGAGCCTCAGCCAACTGTCTCGGCCAGTGAGGAAGAGGCAGAGGAGATCTGGCAGAGGAGGCGGAGCATGCAGGCAGCAGGGGGCGAGTCTCCAGAAGAGGAAGTGACGTCAGCAGGGACTGTGGCAGAGGCAGGGGCAGATGGGTCTGAAGTCTCAAGTCAGGGAGCAGCAGAGACAGACCGAGACGCAG acTCCCAGTCGAACGAGCACCAGCCCATGCGCTCCCTGCCCTCCGTGCGGCAGGAGATAAGCCGGTACCAGCGTGTAGACGAGTCGCTACCTCCCA ACTGGGAGGCGCGCATCGACAGCCATGGGCGCATTTTCTATGTGGACCACGTGAACCGGACCACCACGTGGCAGAAGCCCACCACGCCGGCCGCCTCCCAGGTCCTGCAGAGATCCGACTCCATACAGCAGATGGAGCAGCTGAACCGCAG GTACCAGAGTATCCGCAGGACCATAACCAACAATCGCTCGGAGGACCAGGCTCCAGAGGCTCCCCCTGAGGACAATGACCTGATGCACCACACCATCCCAG AGTACCGGCGTGACAGCACCCTGCCCCCCTCCAGCTCGCGCTCCCGCCTCtccctgctgctgcagtcacCCTCCGCCAAGTTCCTGACCAGCCCTGAGTTCTTCACCATGCTGCATTCCAACCCT AGTGCCTATCGTATGTTTACAAACAACACGTGTCTGAAGCACATGATCACCAAAGTGCGCCGCGACACGCACTACTTCGAGCGCTACCTGCACAACCGCGACCTGGTGACGTTTCTCAACATGTTCGCCAACaagcagctggagctgccacGTGGCTGGGAGATGAAACACGACCACCAGGGCAAG CCCTTCTTCGTGGATCACAACTGCCGCAGCACGACCTTCATCGACCCCCGGCTCCCCCTGCAGAGCAGCCGCCCCACCAGCGTGCTGGCACACCGGCAACACCTGACCCGGCAGCGCAGCCACAGCGCAGGGGAG gtcggTGATGAATCTCGGCACTCGGGCCCCCCGGTTCTGCCACGTCCATCCAGcaccttcaacacagtgaacCGGAACCAGTACCAGGACCTGGTGCCAGTGG CCTACAATGATAAGATAGTGGCGTTTCTGAGACAGCCCAACATCTTCGAGATCCTGCAGGAGAGGCAGCCGGAGCTCGTCAGGAACCATCCGCTCAG GGAGAAGGTACAGTTCATCCGCAGTGAGGGCACCACAGGGCTGCTGAGACTCTCCAGTGATGCAGACCTGGTCATGCTGCTCAG TCTGTTTGAAGAGGAGGTGATGTCATACGTGCCTCCACACGTCTTACTGCATCCCAGTTACTGTCAGTCACCACGGGGCTCGCCAGTCTCCTCCCCACAGAACTCTCCAG GTACCCAGAGAGCCAACGCCCGCGCCCCTGCACCCTACAAGAGAGACTTTGAGGCCAAACTGCGCAACTTCTACCGGAAACTGGAGACCAAGGGCTATGGACAGGGGCCGGGGAAGTTAAA GCTCATCATTCGGAGAGATCACCTGCTGGAAGACGCCTTCAATCAGATCATGGGCTACTCCCGCAAGGACCTGCAGAGGAACAAGCTCTACGTCACCTTCGTGGGagaggaggg GCTGGATTACAGCGGCCCCTCGAGGGAGTTCTTCTTCCTGGTGTCCCGGGAGCTGTTCAATCCGTACTACGGCCTGTTTGAGTACTCGGCTAATGACACCTACACCGTGCAGATCAGCCCCATGTCTGCCTTCGTGGACAACCATCACGAGTG GTTCCGGTTCAGTGGCCGTATCCTGGGCCTGGCTCTCATTCACCAGTACCTGCTGGACGCCTTCTTCACAAGACCCTTCTACAAGGGGCTGCTGAGGAT CCCCTGTGAGCTGAGTGATCTGGAGTACCTGGACGAGGAGTTCCACCAGAGCCTGCAGTGGATGAAGGACAACGACATCAGCGACATGCTGGACCTCACCTTCACCGTCAACGAGGAGGTCTTCGGACAG ATCACTGAGCGTGAGCTGAAGCCAGGGGGCGCTAACATCCCTGTGTCAGAGAAGAACAAGAAGGAGTACATCGAGCGCATGGTGAAGTGGAGGATCGAGAGGGGCGTGGTGCAGCAGACTGAGAGCATGGTCCGTGGCTTCTACGAG GTGGTGGATGCCCGGCTGGTGTCAGTGTTCGATGCCCGGGAGCTGGAGCTGGTGATCGCTGGCACAGCGGAGATTGACCTGAGTGACTGGAGGAGCAACACGGAATACAGAGGAG GTTACCATGACAGCCACATTGTGATCCGGTGGTTCTGGGCAGCAGTGGAGCGGTTCAATAATGAGCAGAGGCTGCGGCTGTTGCAG TTTGTGACAGGGACCTCCAGCATCCCCTACGAGGGCTTTGCTTCTCTGCGCGGGAGCAATGGACCCAGGAGGTTCTGTGTGGAGAAGTGGGGCAAGATTACCTCGCTACCCag AGCTCACACCTGTTTTAACCGGCTGGACCTGCCTCCCTACCCCTCCTTCTCAATGCTGTACGAGAAGATGCTGACTGCGGTGGAGGAAACGAGCACCTTCGGCCTGGAGTGA
- the LOC121322422 gene encoding E3 ubiquitin-protein ligase HECW2-like isoform X1, with protein sequence MAMAASAREHLQYVRRRNPQMRYTLSPENLQSLAAQNAGPAEPMSFQRANSDTDLVTSDSRSSLTASTYEFTLGLAQDLIISWDIKEEVDATDWIGLYHIDENCPSNVWDSKNRGVNGTQKGQIVWRLEPGPYFMEPEIKICFKYYHGVSGALRATTACITVKNPGVVVGAEGLAEGDMIAQPCRKLVSFTLSDLRALGLKKGMFFNPDPYLKMSIKPGKKISFLTFAHHGQERRSTIIANTTNPVWRGEKYSFVALLTDVLEIEVKDKFAKSRPIIKRFLGKLVIPVQRLLERNAIGDQILSYMLCRRLPTDHVSGQLQFRVEITSSVHEDASPDTMGTFLGGATVNGDPESPSDDEDMLGNPPTARGPSPTGSEGSLLGEAAPQPLSSDTWGREEEEEQEGWPQPTESESPTHCNQTLRQESLNDYLDALEPKPGARGGAVGPSERPIGGASPKLRSSFPTDTRLSAMLHIDSDEDEEQLEEEGAALEGGLLMLNGGLRQLNGSRESKGEEEEEEEGMGSLHQLLKKLPSTHLLEDDEAEERKSGAMQDHDTETTEGNGTRRLSSMACSSSFESTKEPASFFPASFSQEEEDGEATNTADQGGGASSEATPPASSDTLDEEGGACGGAVGGEEPQPTVSASEEEAEEIWQRRRSMQAAGGESPEEEVTSAGTVAEAGADGSEVSSQGAAETDRDADSQSNEHQPMRSLPSVRQEISRYQRVDESLPPNWEARIDSHGRIFYVDHVNRTTTWQKPTTPAASQVLQRSDSIQQMEQLNRRYQSIRRTITNNRSEDQAPEAPPEDNDLMHHTIPEYRRDSTLPPSSSRSRLSLLLQSPSAKFLTSPEFFTMLHSNPSAYRMFTNNTCLKHMITKVRRDTHYFERYLHNRDLVTFLNMFANKQLELPRGWEMKHDHQGKPFFVDHNCRSTTFIDPRLPLQSSRPTSVLAHRQHLTRQRSHSAGEVSTRRLVGDESRHSGPPVLPRPSSTFNTVNRNQYQDLVPVAYNDKIVAFLRQPNIFEILQERQPELVRNHPLREKVQFIRSEGTTGLLRLSSDADLVMLLSLFEEEVMSYVPPHVLLHPSYCQSPRGSPVSSPQNSPGTQRANARAPAPYKRDFEAKLRNFYRKLETKGYGQGPGKLKLIIRRDHLLEDAFNQIMGYSRKDLQRNKLYVTFVGEEGLDYSGPSREFFFLVSRELFNPYYGLFEYSANDTYTVQISPMSAFVDNHHEWFRFSGRILGLALIHQYLLDAFFTRPFYKGLLRIPCELSDLEYLDEEFHQSLQWMKDNDISDMLDLTFTVNEEVFGQITERELKPGGANIPVSEKNKKEYIERMVKWRIERGVVQQTESMVRGFYEVVDARLVSVFDARELELVIAGTAEIDLSDWRSNTEYRGGYHDSHIVIRWFWAAVERFNNEQRLRLLQFVTGTSSIPYEGFASLRGSNGPRRFCVEKWGKITSLPRAHTCFNRLDLPPYPSFSMLYEKMLTAVEETSTFGLE encoded by the exons ATGGCCATGGCAGCCTCTGCTCGGGAGCACCTGCAGTATGTGCGTCGGCGCAATCCCCAGATGCGCTACACGCTGAGCCCGGAGAACCTGCAGAGCCTGGCTGCCCAGAACGCAGGCCCTGCCGAGCCAATGAGCTTCCAGCGTGCCAACAGCGACACGGACCTGGTCACCTCCGACAGCCGCTCCTCGCTTACCGCCAGCACCTACGAGTTCACGCTCGGCCTGGCGCAGGACCTCATCATCTCCTGGGACATCAAGGAGGAGGTGGATGCCACGGACTGGATCGGCCTCTACCACATCG ATGAGAACTGCCCCTCAAATGTGTGGGACTCAAAGAACCGTGGGGTGAACGGCACCCAGAAGGGGCAGATCGTGTGGAGGCTGGAGCCTGGGCCATACTTCATGGAAC CTGAAATAAAGATCTGTTTCAAGTACTACCACGGGGTGAGCGGTGCTCTGCGCGCAACGACGGCCTGCATCACTGTCAAGAACCCCGGGGTGGTG GTGGGAGCGGAGGGGCTGGCTGAAGGAGACATGATCGCACAGCCCTGTCGGAAACTCGTCAGCTTCACACTGTCAG ATCTCCGAGCCCTGGGCTTGAAGAAGGGCATGTTCTTTAACCCCGACCCGTACCTGAAGATGTCCATCAAGCCAGGAAAGAAGATCTCCTTCCTCACCTTCGCCCACCACGGCCAGGAGAGACGGTCCACCATCATCGCCAACACCACCAACCCAGTGTGGCGTGGCGAG AAGTATTCCTTTGTGGCCTTGCTCACTGACGTGTTGGAGATTGAGGTGAAGGACAAGTTCGCCAAGAGCCGACCGATCATCAAGCGCTTCCTGGGGAAACTCGTCATCCCGGTCCAGAGACTGCTGGAGAGGAACGCCATTGG GGATCAGATCCTGAGCTACATGCTGTGCCGGCGGCTCCCCACAGACCATGTGAGCgggcagctgcagttcagagTGGAGATCACCTCCTCTGTGCATGAAG ATGCCTCTCCGGATACGATGGGCACTTTCCTAGGGGGAGCGACGGTGAACGGGGACCCGGAGAGTCCCTCTGATGATGAGGACATGCTAGGGAACCCCCCCACTGCCAGGGGACCATCCCCCACAGGCTCAGAGGGGTCTCTGTTGGGGGAGGCAGCCCCCCAGCCCCTCTCCAGCGATACCTGgggcagagaggaggaggaggagcaggagggaTGGCCACAGCCGACTGAGAGCGAGTCCCCGACCCACTGCAACCAGACCTTGCGGCAGGAATCCCTTAACGATTACCTGGACGCTCTGGAGCCCAAACCGGGGGCCAGAGGCGGGGCGGTGGGTCCCAGTGAGAGGCCCATCGGCGGGGCCTCCCCCAAACTGAGGAGCAGCTTCCCCACGGACACGCGGCTCAGCGCCATGCTGCACATCGACTCAGACGAGGACGAGGagcagctggaggaggagggTGCGGCGCTGGAGGGGGGGCTGCTGATGCTGAACGGGGGCCTCCGGCAGCTCAATGGCAGCAGGGAGTCCaagggggaggaagaggaggaggaggaggggatgGGCAGCCTGCACCAGCTCCTGAAAAAATTGCCCTCCACACACCTGCTGGAGGACGACGAGGCGGAGGAGAGGAAGTCCGGAGCCATGCAGGACCATGACACCGAGACCACGGAGGGGAACGGCACTAGGCGCCTGTCATCCATGGCCTGCTCCTCTTCCTTTGAGAGCACAAAGGAACCAGCCTCCTTCTTCCCAGCCTCCTTCTCACAG GAGGAAGAGGATGGGGAGGCAACGAACACTGCAGATCAAGGAGGGGGGGCTTCCTCTGAAGCCACACCCCCTGCATCCTCTGACACCCTCGATGAAGAGGGAGGGGCCTGTGGGGGTGCGGTAGGTGGGGAGGAGCCTCAGCCAACTGTCTCGGCCAGTGAGGAAGAGGCAGAGGAGATCTGGCAGAGGAGGCGGAGCATGCAGGCAGCAGGGGGCGAGTCTCCAGAAGAGGAAGTGACGTCAGCAGGGACTGTGGCAGAGGCAGGGGCAGATGGGTCTGAAGTCTCAAGTCAGGGAGCAGCAGAGACAGACCGAGACGCAG acTCCCAGTCGAACGAGCACCAGCCCATGCGCTCCCTGCCCTCCGTGCGGCAGGAGATAAGCCGGTACCAGCGTGTAGACGAGTCGCTACCTCCCA ACTGGGAGGCGCGCATCGACAGCCATGGGCGCATTTTCTATGTGGACCACGTGAACCGGACCACCACGTGGCAGAAGCCCACCACGCCGGCCGCCTCCCAGGTCCTGCAGAGATCCGACTCCATACAGCAGATGGAGCAGCTGAACCGCAG GTACCAGAGTATCCGCAGGACCATAACCAACAATCGCTCGGAGGACCAGGCTCCAGAGGCTCCCCCTGAGGACAATGACCTGATGCACCACACCATCCCAG AGTACCGGCGTGACAGCACCCTGCCCCCCTCCAGCTCGCGCTCCCGCCTCtccctgctgctgcagtcacCCTCCGCCAAGTTCCTGACCAGCCCTGAGTTCTTCACCATGCTGCATTCCAACCCT AGTGCCTATCGTATGTTTACAAACAACACGTGTCTGAAGCACATGATCACCAAAGTGCGCCGCGACACGCACTACTTCGAGCGCTACCTGCACAACCGCGACCTGGTGACGTTTCTCAACATGTTCGCCAACaagcagctggagctgccacGTGGCTGGGAGATGAAACACGACCACCAGGGCAAG CCCTTCTTCGTGGATCACAACTGCCGCAGCACGACCTTCATCGACCCCCGGCTCCCCCTGCAGAGCAGCCGCCCCACCAGCGTGCTGGCACACCGGCAACACCTGACCCGGCAGCGCAGCCACAGCGCAGGGGAGGTGAGCACGCGCCGCCTG gtcggTGATGAATCTCGGCACTCGGGCCCCCCGGTTCTGCCACGTCCATCCAGcaccttcaacacagtgaacCGGAACCAGTACCAGGACCTGGTGCCAGTGG CCTACAATGATAAGATAGTGGCGTTTCTGAGACAGCCCAACATCTTCGAGATCCTGCAGGAGAGGCAGCCGGAGCTCGTCAGGAACCATCCGCTCAG GGAGAAGGTACAGTTCATCCGCAGTGAGGGCACCACAGGGCTGCTGAGACTCTCCAGTGATGCAGACCTGGTCATGCTGCTCAG TCTGTTTGAAGAGGAGGTGATGTCATACGTGCCTCCACACGTCTTACTGCATCCCAGTTACTGTCAGTCACCACGGGGCTCGCCAGTCTCCTCCCCACAGAACTCTCCAG GTACCCAGAGAGCCAACGCCCGCGCCCCTGCACCCTACAAGAGAGACTTTGAGGCCAAACTGCGCAACTTCTACCGGAAACTGGAGACCAAGGGCTATGGACAGGGGCCGGGGAAGTTAAA GCTCATCATTCGGAGAGATCACCTGCTGGAAGACGCCTTCAATCAGATCATGGGCTACTCCCGCAAGGACCTGCAGAGGAACAAGCTCTACGTCACCTTCGTGGGagaggaggg GCTGGATTACAGCGGCCCCTCGAGGGAGTTCTTCTTCCTGGTGTCCCGGGAGCTGTTCAATCCGTACTACGGCCTGTTTGAGTACTCGGCTAATGACACCTACACCGTGCAGATCAGCCCCATGTCTGCCTTCGTGGACAACCATCACGAGTG GTTCCGGTTCAGTGGCCGTATCCTGGGCCTGGCTCTCATTCACCAGTACCTGCTGGACGCCTTCTTCACAAGACCCTTCTACAAGGGGCTGCTGAGGAT CCCCTGTGAGCTGAGTGATCTGGAGTACCTGGACGAGGAGTTCCACCAGAGCCTGCAGTGGATGAAGGACAACGACATCAGCGACATGCTGGACCTCACCTTCACCGTCAACGAGGAGGTCTTCGGACAG ATCACTGAGCGTGAGCTGAAGCCAGGGGGCGCTAACATCCCTGTGTCAGAGAAGAACAAGAAGGAGTACATCGAGCGCATGGTGAAGTGGAGGATCGAGAGGGGCGTGGTGCAGCAGACTGAGAGCATGGTCCGTGGCTTCTACGAG GTGGTGGATGCCCGGCTGGTGTCAGTGTTCGATGCCCGGGAGCTGGAGCTGGTGATCGCTGGCACAGCGGAGATTGACCTGAGTGACTGGAGGAGCAACACGGAATACAGAGGAG GTTACCATGACAGCCACATTGTGATCCGGTGGTTCTGGGCAGCAGTGGAGCGGTTCAATAATGAGCAGAGGCTGCGGCTGTTGCAG TTTGTGACAGGGACCTCCAGCATCCCCTACGAGGGCTTTGCTTCTCTGCGCGGGAGCAATGGACCCAGGAGGTTCTGTGTGGAGAAGTGGGGCAAGATTACCTCGCTACCCag AGCTCACACCTGTTTTAACCGGCTGGACCTGCCTCCCTACCCCTCCTTCTCAATGCTGTACGAGAAGATGCTGACTGCGGTGGAGGAAACGAGCACCTTCGGCCTGGAGTGA